From the Alteromonas sp. CI.11.F.A3 genome, the window TGGTTATGGCATCACTCTAAAAAGTCTTTAGGTATACCTGCACCAGGTGAAAAAACAGCAATGCCATTGTATGTTGGGATCACTAATGTCGAGTCTGGTGAATGTGAATACATACAAGCTACGGAAGAAAATGTTGATGCGTTGATGGTGGCATCCTGCGCCATTCCAACAGCGTTTAGAGAACAACCCATAATAGATGGCAACCGCTATGTTGATGGCGGAGTGGCTGATGCTATACCGGCAATAAAAGCTTATGAGATGGGGGCACGTGATATAACGGTAGTGCTATCTCAACCTAAGGGGTTTACAAAACCAGCAGTGAAAACAGCGTGGCTTTTAGAAAAAATGTATGGCGCTCAACCCGCCTTACTAGATAAGATGACGAAAAGATCAAATATTTATAACGAAACATTGAATTTTCTCTTAAATCCGCCGTCTGATTGCAAAATTACTGTTATAGCGCCTGATGAAGCATTTTGTGTTAAGCGCTTAACGATGGATAAAAAGAAACTACTACGTGGCTACGGACAGGGGAGGCGAATGGCAAGACGAGCTATTGCGAACTCGAAAGTAGAGCCGAAGACCACGCAAAGTAATAAAACCGTCGCATAATTAAACTAAAGTATAACGATAATA encodes:
- a CDS encoding patatin family protein encodes the protein MKSALVVEGGAMRGVFAAGVLDKFMEQNHYPFDFAIGVSAGATNLSTYVARMPGLSKTIITQYATKREFFSPIRFIKGGHMTDVHWLWHHSKKSLGIPAPGEKTAMPLYVGITNVESGECEYIQATEENVDALMVASCAIPTAFREQPIIDGNRYVDGGVADAIPAIKAYEMGARDITVVLSQPKGFTKPAVKTAWLLEKMYGAQPALLDKMTKRSNIYNETLNFLLNPPSDCKITVIAPDEAFCVKRLTMDKKKLLRGYGQGRRMARRAIANSKVEPKTTQSNKTVA